In Streptomyces hawaiiensis, one genomic interval encodes:
- a CDS encoding ABC transporter permease, translating to MAGTAVAPTKVRVKTSEKRGHRSRTALVNAVPVTVFLLILFVYPIIGVLSLSLKGDSGGFTLHWYADALSGVNLSVLMSTLRISAETAVLSLLVGFVLAHAIARMRPVFAALAMLIVVVPHFISALVRTYGWIIMLGEHGLINTLLTSVHAPGAPYSLLYNETGVVIGTTSVMLPYTVLVLQGVMRGVDGRLLAAAAGFGASRLTIFTRIYLPLVAPGIGTAGLLSFILCLGYYITPALMGGDKQTVVAALIDQQVMKQDQWNSAAAFGVILLLLTFAGLGVLGLAKLRRKKTAARRSSS from the coding sequence GTGGCCGGCACCGCTGTCGCACCCACCAAGGTGCGTGTCAAGACGTCCGAGAAGCGCGGACACCGCTCCCGCACCGCCCTGGTCAACGCCGTGCCCGTCACGGTGTTCCTGCTGATCCTGTTCGTCTACCCGATCATCGGCGTCCTTTCCCTCAGCCTCAAGGGCGACAGTGGCGGCTTCACACTCCACTGGTACGCCGACGCCCTCAGCGGTGTGAACCTGTCGGTGCTGATGTCCACCCTGCGGATCTCCGCTGAGACGGCGGTGCTGAGTCTGCTGGTGGGTTTCGTCCTGGCGCACGCCATCGCCCGGATGCGGCCGGTGTTCGCGGCGCTGGCGATGCTGATCGTGGTCGTGCCGCACTTCATCAGCGCCCTGGTGCGCACCTACGGGTGGATCATCATGCTCGGTGAGCACGGGCTCATCAACACCCTGCTGACCTCCGTGCACGCTCCCGGGGCCCCGTATTCGCTGCTGTACAACGAGACCGGTGTGGTCATCGGCACCACCTCCGTCATGCTCCCCTACACCGTCCTGGTCCTCCAGGGCGTGATGCGCGGGGTCGACGGCCGGCTCCTGGCCGCGGCGGCAGGCTTCGGCGCCTCCCGCCTGACGATCTTCACCAGGATCTATCTGCCGCTGGTCGCGCCCGGCATCGGCACCGCGGGCCTGCTCAGCTTCATCCTGTGCCTGGGCTACTACATCACCCCCGCCCTGATGGGCGGCGACAAGCAGACCGTCGTCGCCGCGCTGATCGACCAACAGGTGATGAAGCAGGACCAGTGGAACTCCGCCGCCGCCTTCGGCGTCATCCTGCTCCTGCTCACCTTCGCCGGCCTGGGCGTGCTCGGCCTGGCCAAGCTCCGCCGCAAGAAGACGGCCGCACGAAGGAGCAGCTCATGA
- a CDS encoding NAD-dependent succinate-semialdehyde dehydrogenase — translation MTVVHDVPKQLFIGGGWQDAESGRTLSVDNPATGEELCRVADASPADGQRAVEAAVAAQAGWAATPPRVRSEILRRAYDIIIARTEDLALLMTLEMGKPLAEARAEVAYGAEFFRWFSEEAVRIDGGMMTAPDGRNRLLVTRQPVGPCLLITPWNFPLAMGTRKIGPAIAAGCTIVLKPAPQTPLTSLALAAILKEAGLPDGVLNIIVTTDAAGVVEPLLRGGQIRKLSFTGSTGVGRILLAQCADTVIRTSMELGGNAPLIVFDDADLDTAVEGTMVAKMRNMGESCCAANRIYVHTSIAEEFATRLATRMAALKVGDGTQPGTDVGPLIDMAGRSKAHDVVCDAVKRGATVLTGGELPEGPGSFYPPTVLTGITPDAAINDTEVFGPVAALLTFDTEDEAVTAANDTEFGLAAYLFTQNLDRALRVSERLETGMIGLNTGLVSNPAAPFGGVKQSGLGREGGRVGIGEFLEYKYIAIPTGA, via the coding sequence ATGACTGTCGTCCACGATGTTCCCAAGCAGCTTTTCATCGGCGGCGGTTGGCAGGACGCGGAGTCCGGCCGGACGCTGTCCGTCGACAACCCGGCCACCGGCGAGGAGCTGTGCCGGGTCGCCGACGCCTCCCCGGCCGACGGGCAGCGTGCCGTCGAGGCGGCGGTCGCGGCGCAAGCCGGCTGGGCCGCGACCCCGCCCCGGGTGCGCAGTGAGATCCTGCGCCGCGCCTACGACATCATCATCGCGCGCACCGAGGACCTCGCGCTGCTGATGACCTTGGAGATGGGCAAGCCCCTGGCCGAGGCGCGGGCCGAAGTCGCCTACGGCGCCGAGTTCTTCCGCTGGTTCTCCGAGGAAGCCGTGCGTATCGACGGCGGCATGATGACCGCCCCCGACGGCCGCAACCGCCTCCTGGTCACCCGCCAGCCCGTCGGCCCCTGCCTGCTCATCACCCCCTGGAACTTCCCCCTGGCGATGGGCACCCGCAAGATCGGCCCCGCCATCGCCGCCGGCTGCACCATCGTCCTCAAACCCGCCCCCCAGACCCCCCTGACCAGCCTCGCCCTCGCCGCGATCCTGAAGGAAGCAGGCCTGCCCGACGGCGTGCTGAACATCATCGTCACCACCGACGCCGCCGGCGTCGTCGAGCCCCTGCTGCGCGGCGGGCAGATCCGCAAACTCTCCTTCACCGGCTCAACCGGCGTCGGCCGGATCCTGCTGGCCCAGTGCGCCGACACCGTCATCCGCACCAGCATGGAACTGGGCGGCAACGCCCCCCTCATCGTCTTCGACGACGCCGACCTCGACACCGCCGTCGAAGGCACCATGGTCGCCAAGATGCGCAACATGGGCGAATCCTGCTGCGCCGCCAACCGCATCTACGTCCACACCTCCATCGCCGAGGAGTTCGCCACCCGCCTGGCCACCCGCATGGCCGCGCTGAAGGTCGGCGACGGCACCCAACCCGGCACCGACGTCGGCCCCCTCATCGACATGGCCGGCCGCAGCAAGGCCCACGACGTCGTGTGCGACGCCGTCAAGCGCGGCGCCACCGTCCTCACCGGCGGCGAACTCCCCGAAGGCCCCGGCTCCTTCTACCCACCCACCGTCCTGACCGGCATCACCCCCGACGCCGCCATCAACGACACCGAGGTCTTCGGCCCCGTCGCCGCCCTCCTCACCTTCGACACCGAGGACGAGGCCGTCACCGCCGCCAACGACACCGAATTCGGCCTCGCCGCCTACCTGTTCACCCAGAACCTCGACCGCGCCCTGCGCGTCAGCGAGCGTCTGGAGACCGGCATGATCGGCCTCAACACCGGACTCGTCTCCAACCCCGCCGCCCCCTTCGGCGGCGTCAAACAGTCCGGCCTCGGCCGCGAAGGGGGCCGCGTCGGCATCGGCGAGTTCCTCGAGTACAAGTACATCGCCATCCCCACCGGAGCCTGA
- a CDS encoding ABC transporter permease codes for MMELPPTRAGHIGRGLSATAILLFLAMPIVIILVTSFGADGIGTFPPQEYSTRWYEQMAAPGGNWATSIALSSLIASLTTVFSLILGVTAAMALARGRLPLHAAVYGLVLAPMLIPQVVIALGLFLFFEPAGMLGSPLAIALGHTVLAAPIAVLIMISTLKGIDERLEDAAASMGASRMTIARRITFPLATPGLIAAAVFSFITSFDEFFIAQFLSTPDTRTLPVLVFNALQFDVDPTVTAVSAVLIALAILALALVALVRKLGGHRNGQSALPIEPLT; via the coding sequence ATGATGGAACTGCCCCCCACCCGGGCCGGACACATCGGCCGCGGCCTGAGCGCCACCGCGATCCTGCTGTTCCTGGCCATGCCCATCGTGATCATCCTGGTCACCTCCTTCGGCGCGGACGGCATCGGAACCTTCCCGCCGCAGGAGTACAGCACCCGCTGGTACGAGCAGATGGCCGCACCCGGCGGCAACTGGGCCACCTCCATCGCCCTGTCCAGCCTCATCGCCTCGCTGACGACGGTGTTCTCCCTGATCCTGGGCGTCACCGCCGCCATGGCCCTGGCCCGTGGCCGGCTGCCCCTGCACGCCGCGGTCTACGGGCTGGTCCTGGCTCCGATGCTCATCCCGCAGGTGGTCATCGCGCTCGGCCTGTTCCTGTTCTTCGAACCCGCCGGCATGCTCGGCAGCCCCCTGGCCATCGCCCTCGGCCACACCGTGCTCGCCGCACCCATCGCCGTCCTCATCATGATCTCCACCCTGAAGGGCATCGACGAACGACTCGAAGACGCCGCCGCCAGCATGGGCGCCAGCCGGATGACCATCGCCCGCCGCATCACCTTCCCGCTGGCCACCCCCGGCCTGATCGCGGCAGCGGTGTTCTCCTTCATCACCAGCTTCGACGAGTTCTTCATCGCCCAGTTCCTGTCCACCCCCGACACCCGAACCCTGCCCGTACTCGTCTTCAACGCGCTGCAGTTCGACGTCGACCCGACCGTCACCGCGGTCAGCGCCGTCCTCATCGCCCTGGCCATCCTCGCCCTCGCCCTGGTCGCCCTCGTCCGCAAACTCGGCGGACACCGCAACGGCCAGAGCGCCCTCCCCATCGAACCCCTCACCTGA
- a CDS encoding ABC transporter substrate-binding protein encodes MRTTSRGLIAALALTPLLAGCFASGDSDTGAGSGGRLRVALAVPPVQALSPYSNDATVLSKLSVAEGLTALDKNGTAKPALAKSWKQDGDTTWTFELRKAEFQDGTELTAQAVVDALDHASAAKPKPRVLSDVSLTAKADDADTVTLTTKSPDPVLPLRLASPALAILSAKAYTKEGTVSPVGTGTGPFEITRLNGKTKAALDRFDGYWGGKAKAPGIDVSWIADGTARANALRGGETDIAEWIPTAQAKLLDKATRHEVPSVRTDSLILNTGSGLFTDAGLRAAARDAVDGSALVDSVFGGYADPAQGLFGPAVPWAADKRVEVTGRAQAATAAEVRTGTKGRTLRLATYTNRAELPEAATVLQQQLEKAGFTVKQDVREYTQMESDLLAGKYDALVFSRVTLLDTGDAVDYLASDFTSEGVYNIAGLKNAAVDKAIRAAAAERDTESRREKIMRAEAEILRTDAVVPLVHEQAVQGIADGVEGVLLDPRERSLIDVDTRLK; translated from the coding sequence ATGCGCACCACCTCCCGCGGCCTCATAGCGGCGCTCGCTCTCACCCCTCTGCTGGCCGGCTGCTTCGCATCCGGCGACAGCGACACCGGCGCGGGATCGGGCGGGCGGCTGCGGGTCGCGCTGGCCGTGCCGCCGGTGCAGGCGCTGTCCCCGTACAGCAACGACGCCACCGTGCTGAGCAAGCTGTCCGTCGCCGAGGGTCTCACCGCCCTCGACAAGAACGGCACGGCCAAGCCCGCCCTGGCGAAGTCCTGGAAGCAGGACGGCGACACCACCTGGACCTTCGAGCTGCGCAAGGCCGAGTTCCAGGACGGCACCGAGCTCACCGCCCAGGCCGTCGTCGACGCGCTCGACCACGCGAGCGCGGCCAAGCCCAAGCCCCGCGTCCTGAGCGACGTGTCACTGACCGCCAAGGCCGACGACGCCGACACCGTCACCCTCACCACCAAGTCGCCCGACCCGGTACTGCCACTGCGGCTGGCCAGCCCCGCGCTGGCGATCCTGTCGGCGAAGGCGTACACGAAAGAAGGCACGGTCAGCCCCGTCGGCACCGGCACGGGTCCGTTCGAGATCACCCGGCTGAACGGCAAGACCAAGGCAGCTCTCGACCGCTTCGACGGCTACTGGGGCGGCAAGGCGAAGGCGCCCGGCATCGACGTCAGCTGGATCGCGGACGGGACGGCCCGTGCCAACGCGCTGCGCGGCGGCGAGACCGACATCGCCGAGTGGATCCCGACCGCCCAGGCGAAACTGCTCGACAAGGCGACCCGGCACGAGGTCCCCTCGGTGCGCACCGACAGCCTGATCCTCAACACCGGCAGCGGCCTGTTCACCGACGCCGGGCTGCGCGCCGCCGCCCGCGACGCCGTCGACGGCTCCGCGCTGGTCGACTCCGTCTTCGGCGGCTACGCCGACCCCGCGCAGGGCCTGTTCGGGCCCGCCGTCCCCTGGGCGGCCGACAAGCGCGTCGAGGTGACGGGCCGTGCCCAGGCCGCGACCGCCGCCGAGGTGCGGACCGGCACCAAGGGCAGGACGCTGCGGCTGGCCACCTACACCAACCGGGCCGAACTGCCCGAGGCGGCGACCGTGCTCCAGCAGCAGCTGGAGAAGGCCGGGTTCACCGTGAAGCAGGACGTGCGCGAGTACACGCAGATGGAGAGCGACCTCCTCGCCGGGAAGTACGACGCCCTGGTCTTCTCGCGGGTGACGCTGCTCGACACCGGTGACGCGGTGGACTACCTGGCCAGCGACTTCACCAGCGAGGGCGTCTACAACATCGCCGGCCTGAAGAACGCCGCGGTGGACAAGGCCATCCGGGCCGCCGCGGCGGAGCGGGACACCGAGAGCCGCCGGGAGAAGATCATGCGGGCGGAGGCGGAGATCCTGCGCACCGACGCGGTGGTGCCGCTGGTCCACGAGCAGGCCGTGCAGGGCATCGCGGACGGCGTCGAGGGCGTGCTCCTCGACCCGCGCGAGCGGTCCCTGATCGACGTCGACACGCGCCTGAAGTAG
- a CDS encoding NAD(P)/FAD-dependent oxidoreductase — protein sequence MKTIPYWVETAGAFPDRSGKPVTEDTDLVVIGAGLTGLSTALHSARKGARVTLVEKSQIGSGASARNGGMANLGFTIGIHQAIRRYGLERAREIYNSYGEAVDTVERLVSEESIDCQFRRVGRLGVASRPAHFESKKAQQRDLAKYFGHETTLVGKSELRAEIGSDAYHGGLLDPFSAALHVGRFVRGMAEACERTGVEIHERNAAIGVRRTAAGRFEVSTERGVIRAGQVMMATDAYTDKNFPWLRRQQVCLGSFIIVTEPLGEELARDIIPKARLIVDSNQVCHYFRLTPDNRLLFGGRARFAPSDPTSDKKSGQVLFREMCEIFPQLARTKVEYVWGGSVGFAMDRIVHAGQTDDGVYYSMGYAGHGVQMATHMGQVMAEVMDGHPEASPVRDLAPPRIPLYNGTAWFLPFAGAYYKTLDRIR from the coding sequence ATGAAGACGATCCCGTACTGGGTGGAAACCGCCGGGGCGTTCCCCGACCGGTCCGGCAAGCCAGTGACCGAGGACACCGACCTGGTGGTCATCGGCGCCGGACTGACAGGTCTGTCCACCGCCCTCCACTCCGCCCGCAAGGGCGCCCGTGTCACCCTTGTCGAGAAGAGCCAGATCGGCTCCGGGGCCTCCGCACGCAACGGCGGCATGGCGAACCTGGGCTTCACCATCGGCATACACCAGGCCATCCGCCGCTACGGACTCGAACGGGCCCGCGAGATCTACAACTCCTACGGCGAAGCCGTGGACACCGTCGAGCGGCTCGTGAGCGAGGAGTCCATCGACTGCCAGTTCCGTCGCGTCGGACGCCTGGGCGTGGCGTCCCGCCCCGCGCACTTCGAGAGCAAGAAGGCCCAGCAGCGCGACCTGGCCAAGTACTTCGGACACGAGACCACGCTGGTCGGCAAATCCGAGCTGCGTGCCGAGATCGGATCCGACGCCTACCACGGCGGCCTGCTCGACCCGTTCAGCGCGGCACTGCACGTCGGCCGCTTCGTGCGCGGCATGGCCGAGGCGTGCGAGCGCACCGGTGTCGAGATCCACGAGCGCAACGCGGCCATCGGCGTACGGCGTACCGCCGCCGGCCGGTTCGAGGTCAGCACCGAGCGCGGTGTGATCCGTGCCGGGCAGGTCATGATGGCCACCGACGCCTACACGGACAAGAACTTCCCGTGGCTGCGTCGCCAGCAGGTCTGCCTGGGCAGCTTCATCATCGTGACCGAGCCGCTCGGCGAGGAGCTCGCCCGGGACATCATCCCGAAGGCCCGCCTCATCGTCGACTCCAACCAGGTATGCCACTACTTCCGGCTCACCCCGGACAACCGGCTGCTGTTCGGCGGCCGCGCCCGCTTCGCACCGTCCGACCCCACCTCGGACAAGAAGAGCGGACAGGTGCTGTTCCGGGAGATGTGCGAGATCTTCCCCCAACTCGCCCGAACGAAGGTCGAGTACGTGTGGGGCGGCTCCGTCGGCTTCGCGATGGACCGTATCGTGCACGCCGGGCAGACCGACGACGGCGTGTACTACTCCATGGGATACGCGGGCCACGGCGTGCAGATGGCCACGCACATGGGGCAGGTCATGGCCGAGGTGATGGACGGCCACCCCGAGGCCAGCCCCGTCCGCGACCTGGCCCCGCCCCGCATCCCGCTCTACAACGGCACCGCCTGGTTCCTGCCCTTCGCGGGCGCCTACTACAAGACGCTGGACCGCATCCGCTGA
- a CDS encoding ABC transporter permease subunit, with the protein MSLAHTPAAARPSLWPAAAGRVLAGTALLGAVALLPWLSGADPARTVLRARSADQNPTPAELATVRDQLGLDEGPWVHLAHWLGGLPRGDAGVSWVSGAPVMPQVGTALSVSLTLMLGAFAVTALVAGLVCARTVFLGSRRRLRQDRAGTPAAVLASLPKFLLASVLATVCGVWWGWFPSSGWEGPQSMVLPSLALGVPSGAVLGGLLDQALPAAFHEPWARTAYATGLPPRHIGRNGLRRTLPGILPQLLPSVVALVGGAVAVEKIFNIPGLGRLALEAAVAQDLPVLQTATLALILLGVAAGMVIRALRHALLGRPLRDGALPTLHRPPLTVPRSLRWITAVCALALLALVTAGLLRDPLQVDTAARLLPPSLEHPLGTDALGRDLLARLGHGALRTAGVALVVTTVSAVTGLLLGMAPRASAGPTEVVSTLPAVLAGLLIAGVTGPSVWGAACAVCVVGWSPYAAQTAALLEQERASGHIAASVALGAGRLHLLRRHLLPSVVPALLRNAVLRLPTTVLVLASLGFLGLGEQPPTPEWGRLLSENQPYAELAPWTVLGPAAALVVLSVLAVTAGVLGRGKGE; encoded by the coding sequence ATGAGTCTCGCGCACACCCCCGCCGCCGCCCGCCCGTCCCTCTGGCCGGCGGCGGCCGGCCGTGTGCTCGCCGGCACCGCACTGCTCGGCGCCGTGGCCCTGCTCCCCTGGCTGTCCGGCGCCGACCCGGCCCGTACGGTGCTCCGCGCGCGCTCCGCCGACCAGAACCCCACACCGGCTGAACTGGCCACCGTGCGCGATCAGCTGGGCCTGGACGAGGGCCCCTGGGTCCACCTCGCGCACTGGCTGGGCGGCCTGCCCCGCGGGGACGCGGGCGTCTCATGGGTCTCCGGCGCACCGGTCATGCCGCAGGTGGGGACGGCCCTGTCGGTCTCCCTGACGCTGATGCTGGGCGCGTTCGCGGTCACGGCGCTGGTCGCCGGACTGGTGTGTGCCCGGACGGTCTTCCTCGGTTCCCGGCGCCGGCTGCGGCAGGACCGGGCGGGCACCCCGGCCGCCGTCCTCGCGTCGCTGCCGAAGTTCCTGCTCGCCTCGGTGCTGGCCACCGTGTGCGGGGTGTGGTGGGGATGGTTCCCCTCCAGCGGGTGGGAGGGTCCGCAGTCGATGGTGCTGCCCTCGCTCGCGCTGGGCGTCCCGTCGGGCGCGGTGCTCGGCGGGCTGCTCGACCAGGCGCTGCCCGCCGCCTTCCACGAACCCTGGGCGCGCACGGCCTACGCCACCGGGCTCCCGCCCCGTCACATCGGCCGCAACGGGCTGCGCCGCACCCTGCCCGGCATACTGCCGCAGCTGCTGCCGAGCGTGGTGGCCCTGGTCGGCGGTGCGGTCGCCGTGGAGAAGATCTTCAACATTCCCGGGCTCGGCCGGCTCGCCCTGGAGGCGGCCGTCGCGCAGGACCTCCCCGTGCTGCAGACGGCGACCCTGGCTCTAATCCTGCTGGGCGTCGCCGCGGGCATGGTGATCCGCGCCCTGCGCCACGCCCTCCTCGGCCGGCCTCTGCGCGACGGTGCCCTGCCGACCCTGCACCGGCCTCCGCTCACGGTGCCGCGCTCCCTGCGCTGGATCACCGCGGTCTGTGCGCTGGCCCTGCTCGCCCTGGTGACAGCGGGCCTCCTGCGCGACCCGCTCCAGGTCGACACGGCGGCACGACTGCTGCCCCCGTCCCTCGAACACCCGCTGGGCACGGACGCCCTGGGGCGTGACCTGCTGGCCCGGCTGGGCCACGGGGCGCTGCGCACGGCCGGGGTCGCCCTCGTCGTGACGACGGTCAGCGCCGTCACCGGACTGCTGCTGGGCATGGCACCGAGAGCGAGCGCGGGCCCGACGGAGGTCGTGTCCACCCTGCCCGCCGTCCTCGCGGGCCTGCTGATCGCGGGCGTGACCGGACCGTCGGTGTGGGGTGCGGCCTGCGCGGTCTGCGTGGTCGGCTGGAGCCCGTACGCCGCCCAGACGGCAGCGCTGCTCGAACAGGAACGCGCGAGCGGGCACATCGCCGCGTCCGTCGCACTCGGCGCCGGGCGGCTGCACCTCCTGCGCCGCCACCTGCTGCCCTCGGTGGTCCCGGCCCTGCTGCGCAACGCCGTGCTCCGGCTGCCCACCACCGTCCTGGTCCTGGCCTCCCTGGGCTTCCTGGGTTTGGGCGAACAGCCGCCCACCCCGGAGTGGGGCCGCCTCCTCTCGGAGAACCAGCCGTACGCCGAACTGGCCCCCTGGACCGTCCTCGGCCCGGCCGCGGCGCTGGTGGTGCTGTCCGTGCTGGCGGTGACGGCCGGCGTGCTGGGACGCGGAAAGGGCGAGTAG
- a CDS encoding ABC transporter ATP-binding protein, translating to MPEQTKLLASALAPGSNSLTGKSLSVTGLRKSYSGTTVVDGVDMEIAAGEFVTFLGSSGSGKTTTLMMLAGFTEPDSGSIAVDGRDITKLNPGKRDFGFVFQQYLLFPHMTVSENVAFPLQLRGVAKEEIRRRVGETLEAAGLSKFAGRKPRELSGGQQQRVALCRVLVYRPPIVLMDEPLGALDKKLRDQMQTEIKSIQRELGLTVVYVTHDQEEALVLSDRIAIMKDGRIEQFDTPRGLFERPRTPFVADFLGAANFLTGKVEDGGDGCTRVRLDTGGVLTARAHPCLPGQSVRAAVRPGKLRLVSAEESCCTGTVETAVYVGTLTRITVRLDGAAPGTPPLRIETAGVPPRTGERVCVTADRDDVSVFDVTDGG from the coding sequence ATGCCTGAGCAGACCAAACTCCTCGCCTCGGCCCTGGCCCCGGGCTCCAACTCGCTGACCGGTAAGTCGTTGTCCGTGACGGGGCTGCGGAAGTCCTACAGCGGGACGACGGTGGTCGACGGTGTGGACATGGAGATCGCGGCGGGTGAGTTCGTCACCTTCCTCGGCTCCTCCGGCTCCGGCAAGACGACGACGCTGATGATGCTGGCCGGGTTCACCGAGCCCGACTCCGGCAGCATCGCCGTGGACGGCCGGGACATCACCAAGCTCAACCCCGGCAAGCGGGACTTCGGTTTCGTCTTCCAGCAGTACCTGCTCTTCCCCCACATGACCGTCAGCGAGAACGTCGCCTTCCCTCTGCAACTGCGCGGTGTGGCCAAGGAGGAGATCCGCCGCCGCGTGGGCGAGACCCTGGAGGCGGCGGGCCTGTCGAAGTTCGCCGGCCGCAAGCCGCGTGAGCTGTCCGGTGGCCAGCAGCAGCGTGTGGCGCTGTGCCGGGTGCTGGTCTACCGTCCGCCGATCGTGCTGATGGACGAACCGCTGGGCGCGCTGGACAAGAAGCTGCGCGACCAGATGCAGACCGAGATCAAGTCCATTCAGCGTGAACTCGGCCTGACTGTCGTCTATGTGACGCACGATCAGGAGGAGGCCCTGGTCCTGTCGGACCGGATCGCCATCATGAAGGACGGCCGCATCGAGCAGTTCGACACCCCCCGCGGCCTGTTCGAACGCCCCCGCACCCCCTTCGTCGCCGACTTCCTCGGCGCCGCCAACTTCCTCACCGGCAAGGTCGAGGACGGCGGAGACGGCTGCACCCGGGTGCGGCTGGACACCGGCGGCGTGCTCACGGCCCGCGCCCACCCCTGCCTGCCCGGACAGAGCGTGCGCGCCGCCGTGCGGCCGGGCAAGCTGCGCCTGGTCAGCGCCGAGGAGAGCTGCTGTACCGGCACGGTCGAGACGGCCGTCTACGTCGGCACACTGACGCGGATCACGGTCCGCCTGGACGGCGCGGCCCCCGGCACACCGCCCCTGCGGATCGAGACCGCCGGCGTCCCGCCCCGCACGGGCGAGCGGGTCTGTGTCACCGCCGACCGGGACGACGTCAGCGTCTTCGACGTCACGGACGGGGGGTGA
- a CDS encoding D-2-hydroxyacid dehydrogenase gives MPDRLVVLYRGNRPPATGLIERLADTVYATEEELPYLLPGADALLAWVTITPAIREAWPDNPEKAPRWVHAASAGVDSFLFPALVDDPGVVLTNARGVYDQPAAEYVLGLILALAKDFPGTWEHQQRREWRPRPSDGITGRTVLVWGTGPIGRAVARLLRAVGMRVCGAGRKARTDDPDFGTVHGATTLHSALAAADYVVLAAPLTPDTRRMVDAPVLAAMKPGARLINVGRGGLVDEEALVDHLAAGRLAGAALDVFAQEPLPAESPLWDMPGVLISPHTAGETTGEREALVEVFLDNLTRHIEGRPLRNVVDKRRGYVSEEKRPA, from the coding sequence ATGCCCGACCGCCTCGTCGTCCTGTACCGGGGCAACCGGCCACCCGCCACCGGGCTCATCGAACGCCTCGCGGACACCGTCTACGCCACCGAAGAGGAACTGCCCTACCTCCTTCCCGGCGCCGACGCCCTCCTGGCCTGGGTGACCATCACCCCGGCCATCCGCGAAGCCTGGCCCGACAACCCGGAGAAGGCACCCCGCTGGGTCCACGCGGCCTCCGCGGGCGTGGACTCCTTCCTGTTCCCCGCGCTGGTGGACGATCCGGGCGTGGTCCTGACCAACGCCCGTGGGGTCTACGATCAGCCGGCCGCCGAGTACGTCCTCGGGCTGATCCTCGCCCTCGCCAAGGACTTTCCCGGCACCTGGGAGCACCAGCAGCGCCGCGAGTGGCGTCCGCGCCCCAGTGACGGCATCACCGGACGGACCGTGCTGGTCTGGGGGACGGGGCCGATCGGCCGGGCCGTCGCCCGGCTGCTGCGCGCCGTCGGGATGCGGGTCTGCGGCGCGGGCCGCAAGGCCCGCACGGACGACCCCGACTTCGGCACGGTCCACGGTGCGACCACCCTGCACTCCGCCTTGGCGGCGGCGGACTACGTCGTCCTGGCCGCACCCCTCACCCCGGACACCCGGCGCATGGTCGACGCCCCCGTGCTCGCCGCCATGAAGCCGGGAGCGCGACTGATCAACGTCGGCCGGGGCGGACTCGTCGACGAGGAGGCGCTGGTCGACCACCTCGCCGCCGGACGCCTCGCCGGCGCCGCCCTGGACGTCTTCGCCCAGGAACCGCTGCCCGCCGAATCGCCCCTGTGGGACATGCCCGGTGTGCTGATCTCCCCGCACACGGCGGGCGAGACCACCGGCGAGCGGGAGGCGCTCGTCGAGGTGTTCCTCGACAACCTCACCCGGCACATCGAGGGCCGGCCGCTGCGCAACGTGGTGGACAAGCGGCGCGGCTACGTGAGCGAGGAGAAGCGCCCCGCCTGA